TAAGGAGCCAAGTACATCCTTCCTTCAGAGTTACTTTTCGTCGGAAACAATCTCTTTTCAACAAACCCTCTTATCCATCCTTCCGGCAATGCTGATGCAAAACCGACCAGAGACTGGCCGCCGTAGTCACTCATTATCGCAGTCTCGCCTGTAAGCACTACTTTGTAGCCCCGTAAATTGTGATTTTTGCGATTAGAGAGGATACCCAGCATTTATCCCTCCCCTGAAGTATTCTGGCAAGAAACAACCTGCTGAAAGGGAAGAGAAAGAAATATGCAGACAATATGTCTGCCTGTACATAAAAAATAAATTTGTTATTTCGTCGCGTAAATATTTTACCACAAAACTTCACAAGCATTTTTAGGCCATGTCAGCCCGGAGTAGATCAGACCCGAAAACCTTTTAACCGCAAATTAGAAGAGCCCGCTTTGATAATTCACCATGGGACTCCTGTCCAAGTTATCATTAAAGTTTGAAAGGCTTCGGAGCCTTTCAGCTTCATGAAAAGTATGTTGATGGTGGTACAGAATGGTGTATTTGACTGAAGAATTAGCGATAGTAGGAGCTCTTGCGGGGCTTGTCTATGCTATAGCCCTGATAAGATACATCTTCACGAGAAACCCTGGCTCAGAAAAGATGCAGGAGCTGGCAAATTATGTTAAAGAAGGAGCAAATGCCTTCCTGAGGAGAGAATACCTGACCATAACCCCCATAGCAATAGTCCTTGCGATCGTAATTGCATTCGTGGTGAAGCCGTTCGGACTGGTGGCTCTCGGGTTCGGAGTTGGTGCAGCCTTCTCGGCTCTTGCAGGATACATAGGAATGAGCATGACTGTTAGGTCAAGCTCAAGAGCAGCTGAAGCAGGTAAGAAAGGAATCAACGATGCTCTGATTGTTGCATTCAGAGGTGGTTCAGTGCTGGGCATGACTGTGCCAGGCTTGGCTCTGCTCGGCCTTGCACTGTTCTACGTGTTTATTCCAAATCCAGCTGCTGTAGTTGGCTTCGGGTTCGGTGCGAGCCTGATAGCGATGTTCATAAGGGTTGGAGGTGGTATATATACAAAAGCAGCTGACCTGGGTGCTGATATAGCAGGGAAGATAGAGGCAGGAATTCCGGAAGACGACCCAAGAAATCCTGGAGTTATAGCTGACAATGTGGGAGACAATGTCGGCGACTGTGCAGGTATGGGAGCTGATGTATACGAATCGTACATAGTGACAGCTCTGGCTGCAATACTACTTGGCACGCTTGTGTTTCTGAATGGTGGGCTATTCGCTACAGCAAGGCCTGACCTTGTTGCATATCCACTGGTCATAGGGGCTATGGGGATAATCGGTTCTATCTTCGGAGGGCTTGCAGTTAGAGGGGCCCAGAGAGGCAAGGCTATGTCTGCATTGAATAGAGGCCTCTACACAGCAGCAATACTAACTGCCATTCTTGACGTTGCGGTAACCCTTTACCTGTTTTCTTTCAACATGAGATTCGCCTATGCAATGCTTGGAGCAGTACTGCTCGGCCTGATTGTTGTGGTTGTAATAGAATCAGTTACAGACTACTACACTTCTTACAGATTCAAGCCTGTCAGGGAGATAGCTGAGGCATCCCAGACCGGTTCAGCGACCAATTTTCTTACAGGTTTTGCTACAGGGCTCAAGAGCGCTGCTCCAGTAGCATTGATACTGATAATTGCGATAGCTGCTTCCTATTACTTGGGTTACTGGGCTTCATCAGGCAGCTGCAGCATAAATGCGATATGCGGTTCAGGGGTCTACACCACTTCGATAACAACCATGAGCATGCTTTCTTTGACTGGAATAATACTATCAATCGATGCGTTCGGCCCTATTACTGATAATGCCAACGGGATAGTTGAAATGGCTGGCGTTGAGGGAGTTAGAGAGGTAACTGATGAGCTGGATGCAATAGGAAACACAACAAAGGCGACTACCAAAGGATTTGCGATAGGTTCTGCTGCACTCGCAGCTCTATCCCTGTTCATTGCATACCAGAGCGAAGTGACATCACAGTATCTGCAGCACGGTGTGAGCAATCCACCGCAGTATGTTCTCTCAGACCCGTACCTTCTCATAGGGCTTCTGATTGGTGGCCTGCTACCATTTTACTTCTCATCCTTCCTTATAGGAGCTGTCGGGAAGGCAGGATTCAAGATGGTGAACGAGATAAGGAGGCAGTTCAACGAAATCCCGGGCCTGAGAGAAGGGAAGGCCAAGCCGGACTACGAAAAATGTGTCGACATAAGCACTTCTGCTGCGTTGAGGGAGCTCATAGCTCCGGGCCTCCTCGCGATACTCACACCTATTGCGGTTGGTCTGATTCTTGGACCAGTTGCACTAGGCGGTGTACTAATAGGGAGCGTCATATCAGGCGTCTTTCTTGCTTTGATGATGGCTAATGCTGGCGCAGCATGGGATAATGCTAAGAAGTACATTGAGACTGGAATGTATGGAGGGAAAGGAACCCCTACACACGCTGCTGCAGTCAGCGGAGATACAGTTGGTGACCCGTTCAAGGATACAGCTGGACCGAGCATAAATTCCCTGATCAAAGTTCTGAACACAATATCGATAGTCTTCGTGGTAATCTTCGTTCTTCTACACCTGTAAGTCTACAGAAACGATTATCTGTTCATACTTTTAGAGATTGTGCCGAAAGGAGATGAGTAAGGGTTCTTACGAAGTTAGGGATAGGGTTCTGATATTAGCCTCAGACGATGTTGAAGATGTAGAGCTCCTATACCCCTACTACAGGCTGAAGGAAGAAGGATACTTGCCTGTGGTGGCAAGCGCGCAGGAGGGTTCGATAACCGGTAAACATGGGTATAAAATTGAAGTGGACCTGCTATACAGCCAGGTCAAACCTGAACAGTACACAGCGCTTCTTTTACCAGGGGGGAGGAGCCCTGAAAGGGTAAGGCTGGATCAGCATGCTATAAGCATCGTTAAACACTTTATCGAAAGAAAGAAACCGATTGCAGCCATATGTCATGGTCCACAGATTCTCATTTCAGCAAACGCAGTCAAGGGGAGAAGGATGACTTGCTGGAAGGGAGTAAGAGACGATTTGATAGCTGCTGGCGCAAAGTATGAAGATAAGGAAGTGGTGCAGGATGGCGAATTTATAACATCGAGGCAACCCTCAGACCTGCCATATTGCATGTCTTCTTTTCTGAGGATGCTGAAGTCAGAGGCAAAGAGCTTAGCTGCAGAGGCCAAGCAGAGATAAAGGATAGATAGCTTCAAGTTCTTCAACAGATGGCTGAAGGATGACCTGACTTGGACTACTATATTCTCCTGGTGTTCATAGCAGGTTTTTTGGCTGGTATAAGGTTCGGTGATAGATTAAGGATACCACATGCGGAAAGGGTTGCTTCACTTTTGGCCATCCTGCTGCTCTTCGTAACAGGGTTCAGTCTGGGCAGCTCCTGGTTTTCTGCTGCAGTATCAGCAGTAGTACCTCTTTCTCTGCTGATGGCTGTCCTAGCCATATTTTTCAGCCTCGTGACTGCAGAATTGCTGTGGAGAAATATGAAGTAGAGAAAGGGATAGAGAAGGAGAAAAGGATGAAGATAAGAGTAGCATTCTTCCCGTTTGTTCTGCTCCTGAGCTTTCTGGCAGGGAGCATGCTGTCGGAGCTAGTAAAGATGAGCCAAGCTGCTGATTCAACTCTTCAGCAGACTGCTCTAGCAATCTTCATCCTTGTGGTCTCTTATGATGTTGGTTCAAAGATGAGGTCATCAGACATCAGAAGCATAATGAACCAGACTGCATTGCTTGCTGCCAGCTGCATCATAGGGAGTATAGTTGCTGGCCTCATCTTCGCTCTGATAATTGGCTTTAACGTCAAGCTTTCACTAGGTATCTCACTCGGAATGGGTTGGTACACTTTTGATGGACCTGCACTAGCTGGTTATGCAGGAGCTGCTGCTGGTGCTATGGGATTCTTTTCTAATTTCTTCAGGGAATTGCTAACTCTGCTCTTTTATCTACCAGCGTCAGCAGCCACAGGCAGGGTAAAGGCAATACCGATGGGAGGAGCCACAACCATGGATACCACTCTCACAGTGATGAGAAGCGAGAACGAACCCAGGATAACAGCCCTTGCATTTGCACATGGTGCCCTTATCTCTCTGTTCGTGCCTCTGCTTGTAACGCTTGCGATAGCATGACAGAAGAATAAGTATCGATACACTATATTAGACCAGGTTTGCAGAGGAGGGCGAGGCGTTTGACAGAGGCTCAGATCATAGGCAAGGGAACCTGGCTGGACAAGGTTGCCAGGAAGGTTATAGACAGAGAACTGGAGCTGAAAAGGGATACATCGATGATAAGGGTCGAAAGCGGTCTTGGAGCAAGCGGCATACCTCATATAGGAAACTTGTCTGATGTCATTAGGGCATATGGCATACAGCTTGCTCTTCAGAATCAGGGATACAAGAGTGAGCATATAGCCTACATAGATGACATGGACGGGCTGAGAAGGGTTCCGCAGGGGATAAAGGACTCTGCCAGACTGGAAAGATACCTGGCGTTTCCGGTCTCCAGAATACCTGACACGTATTCATGCCACAGCAGCTACGGCGAACATGTTGGTGCACTGCTTAGGGATGCCATGGACAGGGTTGGAGTTGAATATATCTTTGAAAGGGCCTCAGTCAACTACAAGAACGGAAGGCTGCTCGAACAGTCAAGAAAGATACTGAAATCCAGTCAGCAGATAGGAAGAGCTATCAAGGAGATAACAGGGCAGGAGAAGTACGAAGAGACTCTGCCATATTTTGCAGTCTGCCAGAGCTGCGGCAGAATATACACAACACAGGCCTTGAGTTTTGATGAATCAACAGACAGCGTAAGTTACAAGTGTGTAGGGGTTCAGCTGAAGGGGAAATGGCACGAGGGATGCGGATACGAGGGCGAAGTAAAGCTTTCTCAGGGAGAAGGAAAGCTGAGCTGGAAGGTGGAGTTTGCGGCCAGGTGGTCTGCGCTCGACATCAGGTATGAAGCGCACGGGAAGGAGCTTCTTACCTCTGTCAAGGTTAACGACTGGGTGAGCGACAACATTCTCGGCTTTGCTCATCCCTACCATGTAAAGTATGAATTGCTCTTGAGCAAGGGAGGCAAGAAGCTCTCAAAGTCTGAAGGAAACCTCATTACTCCAGAAACCTGGTTCAGATATGGTAGCCCGAAGAGCCTTGTTCTGCTGATGTTCAAGAGGATAGTCGGTACAAGGGTGATTTCAGTGGAGGATATACCGAAATACATGGATGAGGTTGACAGGCTTGAAGACGTTTATTTTGGAAGGATAAAGGTACAGCCTGAATCGAAGGCTGTGAAGATGAAAGGACTGTATGAATACGTCAGTTTCATGAAGCCTCCTGCAAAGCCTCAGGTGCACGTACCTTACATGCTTCTTGCTGAGCTTGGTAGAATCGCTCCTCCAGATAGTCCTGTAGAATACGTGCTGAAGAAGCTTGAAGGGTACAGAATGATACAGGCTGGCGAAAGAAGTCCTGAACTTATCGAAAGGATACAGATGGCCAGAAACTGGGCGTTAGAAGTCAAGGGTGAGACACCCGAGGTGAAGATTGAAGAAGTGCAGAGGAAGGCGCTGCTTGAGCTTGTAGAAAGAATCAAGACCTCAGCATCTGCCGAGCAGGTTCAGAACGCGATCTTTGAAACTGCAAAAAGCCATTCAATTCCTGCTTCAGACTTCTTCTCCCTTCTTTACCTGATATTGCTGGGCACTGATAGAGGTCCAAGGCTTGGGCCATACATTTTCGACCTTGGAAAGGAGAGAGTGGTAAAGATACTGCTCTCTCATATAGATGCTGCTTGAATTCTCTGCAGGGATGCAAGGAAAGGATTTAATCTGAGGAATGCTAGGTCAGCATTGATATGATACTGAAGGATGGAGACAGACTATTACCTACCTACATACCGAGTGAGATCCCCCACAGGGAGAAGCAGGTCCAGCAGATCCTTCAGTATTATTCGAATGTACTGGATAATCCTGATTCAGCAGGGTTGAAGTTTTACCAGATAATCGGACCAGTAGGCTCTGGAAAAACAGTTGCCACCCTGAAGTTTGGAGAAGCTATCGAAGAGGGGGCAAAGAGGAGAGGAATGAAGCTCAAGGTAGTATATGTGAATCCCAGGCAACACGGGAGTACAAGGCTGATGGTCTTCAGAAGAATGGTTCAGGCTGTCGAACCCAACCTCTTCTCTGCCAGCTACAGCGCAGAGGAACTTCTAGTTGAACTGTTAAAGTACCTGAGCAAGAGCAACAGGTACATGATGCTGATATTCGACGAGCTGGATTACTTTGTCAGTCAGTCGAAGGAGCAGATAGTCTACAACCTGACCAGGATGAATGAGACTCTTCCCGACCAGCAATGCAGAATGCTTGGTGTTATCTTCACGGCAAGAAGCAATGCATACCATTCAAAGCTTGATGATGCTGAGCTGAGCAGCCTGGGAAGATACTACGTCAGGTTTGACTCATACAACTCCCAGCAGGTTTACGATATACTGGAGAGGAGAAGCTACGAAGCGATAGTTCCTGGAGCGGTGAACGATAAGGTGTTGAGGTACATAGCTGACGTTACTGCCAGCCCTCCAGTGTCTGGAGACATCAGGTATGGCTTATCCCTTCTATACAACAGCTGCATGCTGGCACAGAACAGGGGCGATTCTGAAGTCAGGCTTGACCATGTCAGGTCAGTAATGGGAGTGATAAGCCCATCACTGACGGAGGAAGAGCTGATGTATCTTCCTGAAGATGAGAAGTTCATTCTCTATGCGATCTCCAATGGCCTGAAGTATAGCAGTTCGCCTTACCTTTCTTTTGACCAGATAATGACTCAGGTAGAACAGTTAAGAGAAAGCAGGAAAGGGAAGAAGCTTGATGCTAAGGCTATTGTAAAGGGTGTGCAGGACCTAGCTGATAGGGGCATCATTGAGTTGAGAAGCCTGACTGAGATAGGAATCCCCAACATACCAGCAAACATGCTTGAGAAGTTCCTGGACTTCCTGATGAAGAGGTTAGAAAACGAGAGATGATGAACCTGAGATGATGAACCAGAGTAGAATCATCGAGAAAGGTATATGCAGTCCTGGAAGGCTCAGGATAATAGCATCTCTCGCAAACCCTGATGGGAAACCGCTCTCAAAATATCAGCTTGAAAGGCGGACCGGGATAAGGTCTTCCTCTCTTTCGTCAGACCTGAGAAAGCTTCAGGAGATTGGGTGGGTTCAGCAGATAATCGAGAGCGACAGGAGGATTCTATTCACTCTGAACAAGGAAAACGACCTGCTGAAAAGAGTGCTCCTTTTTCTTGATTCTGTAGGTTATCTAAGGTGAATCCCTTTCCACTTTACCCTTCTCGACCATGGTAAAGCTGGGAAGCCAGTACTTCTGGATGCCGGTGAAGTTCCATCTTGCGAAGACATAGCTGGATGCTGCTGTTGCTGGTATTATGCTGAGCAGGTTCTGTATGATGTTAAAGATTGCAGTGAACAGAAGGACAAAAGTAAAAGAGTTCAGTGCAGCGATACCGAAGAAATTTGAAAGCTGAGTTGATGCTATACTGATGAAGTTTGGAGCTACAAGGTAAAAGTAGGCGAGATTAGCTACAGTCAGAAGAGGCACCCTTATCACACTTGCCATGAGTATCGATAGTGTTGCATAATTCCAGACAGCTGTTCTTTTGACTATTGCTGAAACGAGAAGCCTTGTTATCACCATGCCCAGCACAATACTTCCTACACCAAGGAATGCAAGAAGCGGACCAAACGGGGCAAACTGTCCGAGCATCTCAAGAATTATTAGATATTCGAAGCTAGCTAGTGTACCTGCCAGGGGACCGTATAGGATTACCGCCATCACAATAGCTATCTCTGCGAACTGAAATTCCAGATATGGCAATGGAGCAAAGGGAAGACTGATATGCATGTAGGAGATGGCGCTTGCCAGAGCACCGAAGACAGCGCCACCTGCTATCGCTTCGGTCGTTGTCTGAGGCATGGGTCTGCTGTAGATTCTGCTAGTAATATATTTTTTGGTAAATACTAAAATATTGGTTGAATGTTGACGTAGGCAATTGACAAGAACCCACGCTAGACTGAAGTCGACTTACCTTGCAGCGCTTGTTGAGCTGTTGCTTGCAGGGGCAAAGAGCAAGCCTGTTAACATAACTACTTCAGAGCTTGCAAGAAGACTGGGCAAGTCTCAGCAGGCTGCGTCCAACCATATCCTGGAGCTAGAAAGAGAGGGATACATCGAAAGGCAGAGAGAGGGGAGGGGATTCGCTCTGAAGATAACTGATAAAGGGGTTAATGAACTGGCATCTTTTTACCTGACGCTGAGGAGCATGATGGAGGAAGCGCCAGACATGTATGAGTTTCATGGTTACGTCTTCACCGGTTTGGGTGAAGGTGCCTATTACATGAGCCTTCAGGGGTACAAGAAGCAGTTCAGGAAGAAGCTTGGTTTTGAACCATACCCTGGCACCCTGAACCTGAAGCTCAAATCTGCACTGGAGATGCAGAGGATGGCAGAGCTGAAGCAGAGAGAGGGGATAAGGATAGAGGGATTCAGCAACGGTAACAGGACTTATGGAGGCCTGAAGGTCTACTCTGCGCTTATAGAGGACGAAAGAGGAGCATTGCTTGCGATAGACAGAACTCATTACGACAATTCCGTTATAGAAGTGATTGCTCCAGTCAGACTTCGTGATGTGCTTTCTTTGCAGGAGAATTCGAAGGTTGTTGTAAAGGTGTTTCTTGACACTACAAAGATAATCCCTTGAATGTATCTTTATCTATCTTTCCTCGTCCCCATTGATGTTCTGACATGCTAGCTTCGACAGGCTAGGGGAGTTGCCAATTCAAGAAGCTCTTCATGATGCATAGCGTAACACAATTCTCCTCGATGGGCTATGTCAGACCAAAAATTGACAAAACTTTATGCATTCTGGTTCGTTCTATATATTTATACTCACAACCCCCAACGGTGCAATTCATCTCTTAGCTGAAGATAAGGCGTCTCTTTGTCCATTGCCATTTAAGCTTTTAAGGTAGTGCATTCGATAGTTAAGAGATGTCGAATCAATCTTTTGAAGGTAGAGTGCATGTAATAGACCACCCGCTTGCACAGTCGATACTCACTCAGCTCAGAGACAAGAAGACGG
This is a stretch of genomic DNA from Conexivisphaerales archaeon. It encodes these proteins:
- a CDS encoding sodium-translocating pyrophosphatase, translating into MVYLTEELAIVGALAGLVYAIALIRYIFTRNPGSEKMQELANYVKEGANAFLRREYLTITPIAIVLAIVIAFVVKPFGLVALGFGVGAAFSALAGYIGMSMTVRSSSRAAEAGKKGINDALIVAFRGGSVLGMTVPGLALLGLALFYVFIPNPAAVVGFGFGASLIAMFIRVGGGIYTKAADLGADIAGKIEAGIPEDDPRNPGVIADNVGDNVGDCAGMGADVYESYIVTALAAILLGTLVFLNGGLFATARPDLVAYPLVIGAMGIIGSIFGGLAVRGAQRGKAMSALNRGLYTAAILTAILDVAVTLYLFSFNMRFAYAMLGAVLLGLIVVVVIESVTDYYTSYRFKPVREIAEASQTGSATNFLTGFATGLKSAAPVALILIIAIAASYYLGYWASSGSCSINAICGSGVYTTSITTMSMLSLTGIILSIDAFGPITDNANGIVEMAGVEGVREVTDELDAIGNTTKATTKGFAIGSAALAALSLFIAYQSEVTSQYLQHGVSNPPQYVLSDPYLLIGLLIGGLLPFYFSSFLIGAVGKAGFKMVNEIRRQFNEIPGLREGKAKPDYEKCVDISTSAALRELIAPGLLAILTPIAVGLILGPVALGGVLIGSVISGVFLALMMANAGAAWDNAKKYIETGMYGGKGTPTHAAAVSGDTVGDPFKDTAGPSINSLIKVLNTISIVFVVIFVLLHL
- a CDS encoding type 1 glutamine amidotransferase domain-containing protein, whose amino-acid sequence is MSKGSYEVRDRVLILASDDVEDVELLYPYYRLKEEGYLPVVASAQEGSITGKHGYKIEVDLLYSQVKPEQYTALLLPGGRSPERVRLDQHAISIVKHFIERKKPIAAICHGPQILISANAVKGRRMTCWKGVRDDLIAAGAKYEDKEVVQDGEFITSRQPSDLPYCMSSFLRMLKSEAKSLAAEAKQR
- a CDS encoding lysine exporter LysO family protein, whose translation is MEKYEVEKGIEKEKRMKIRVAFFPFVLLLSFLAGSMLSELVKMSQAADSTLQQTALAIFILVVSYDVGSKMRSSDIRSIMNQTALLAASCIIGSIVAGLIFALIIGFNVKLSLGISLGMGWYTFDGPALAGYAGAAAGAMGFFSNFFRELLTLLFYLPASAATGRVKAIPMGGATTMDTTLTVMRSENEPRITALAFAHGALISLFVPLLVTLAIA
- the lysS gene encoding lysine--tRNA ligase, with amino-acid sequence MTEAQIIGKGTWLDKVARKVIDRELELKRDTSMIRVESGLGASGIPHIGNLSDVIRAYGIQLALQNQGYKSEHIAYIDDMDGLRRVPQGIKDSARLERYLAFPVSRIPDTYSCHSSYGEHVGALLRDAMDRVGVEYIFERASVNYKNGRLLEQSRKILKSSQQIGRAIKEITGQEKYEETLPYFAVCQSCGRIYTTQALSFDESTDSVSYKCVGVQLKGKWHEGCGYEGEVKLSQGEGKLSWKVEFAARWSALDIRYEAHGKELLTSVKVNDWVSDNILGFAHPYHVKYELLLSKGGKKLSKSEGNLITPETWFRYGSPKSLVLLMFKRIVGTRVISVEDIPKYMDEVDRLEDVYFGRIKVQPESKAVKMKGLYEYVSFMKPPAKPQVHVPYMLLAELGRIAPPDSPVEYVLKKLEGYRMIQAGERSPELIERIQMARNWALEVKGETPEVKIEEVQRKALLELVERIKTSASAEQVQNAIFETAKSHSIPASDFFSLLYLILLGTDRGPRLGPYIFDLGKERVVKILLSHIDAA
- a CDS encoding AAA family ATPase; the protein is MILKDGDRLLPTYIPSEIPHREKQVQQILQYYSNVLDNPDSAGLKFYQIIGPVGSGKTVATLKFGEAIEEGAKRRGMKLKVVYVNPRQHGSTRLMVFRRMVQAVEPNLFSASYSAEELLVELLKYLSKSNRYMMLIFDELDYFVSQSKEQIVYNLTRMNETLPDQQCRMLGVIFTARSNAYHSKLDDAELSSLGRYYVRFDSYNSQQVYDILERRSYEAIVPGAVNDKVLRYIADVTASPPVSGDIRYGLSLLYNSCMLAQNRGDSEVRLDHVRSVMGVISPSLTEEELMYLPEDEKFILYAISNGLKYSSSPYLSFDQIMTQVEQLRESRKGKKLDAKAIVKGVQDLADRGIIELRSLTEIGIPNIPANMLEKFLDFLMKRLENER
- a CDS encoding DUF120 domain-containing protein, whose translation is MTRTHARLKSTYLAALVELLLAGAKSKPVNITTSELARRLGKSQQAASNHILELEREGYIERQREGRGFALKITDKGVNELASFYLTLRSMMEEAPDMYEFHGYVFTGLGEGAYYMSLQGYKKQFRKKLGFEPYPGTLNLKLKSALEMQRMAELKQREGIRIEGFSNGNRTYGGLKVYSALIEDERGALLAIDRTHYDNSVIEVIAPVRLRDVLSLQENSKVVVKVFLDTTKIIP